From Candidatus Zixiibacteriota bacterium:
CCAGGGTGCCTATTTTTTGTTTGATTCCTTTAATGGTTCTTCTAATAGTTTTAACTTCCGGGTTATCTACCATTGGCTGTTCTTCTAATGCCTTTATATCGTAGCCTGGGTGATAATTGAAATTGTAAAGAGACATGATTTCTTTGAAAAAGTTCTCCGATTCGCCCCATCGATGAAGCATGTAATAAGCAATATCTCCGGCGGGCTTTTTCTGGTCACTGGTATAAATAGCTATCGGAGTCCCGTGGTTCAGCTCTTTGAAAACGACCATACGTACCTCTAATGAAGCAGGGGTTTCCCGACCTTCTTTTTGGGCAGTAGAAATAGATTCTCTAATGAGCTTTTGCTTTTCAGCAATGAGATACTTTTTATCGTTGAACTTCAGACAACTGGTATATTGTAAGTCCCCTAACTCTTTTTGTTTAACATACTTGGCCCACGTAACAAAATCGGCCTTTTCTATCATTTGGCTGAAAAAATGCACACCATAGCCCCCTCGATCAAAGACGAAAAGGGGGCGATTGATGCCCAGACCTATTACTTTTTCCGCTGCCCTTTTGATGACAGGTCTGAAATCGATCTCGCAGCCTTCGGTAATAAAAAACAAAGGCTTTCCGTTGATATCGGTAACTGCATAAATCTCATTTCCTTTCATGGCCAAACGCCTAACAGTAAAATAGCCTTTCTGTAAGGCCTTTAGCCCATAATAAGGAAGAAAATGACCATCGATAAAAAATACCTCCGGGTCGATGAACCCCTTTGTTAAGAACAGATTTGCAAAATAATCTATAAGATTTTCTGATGGACGATCTTCGGCTATCCCTTGTAAACGCCGACGGATGCTGGTTTCATCTGGTGAACTTGTTTTTCCCAATAATAGGCCCAGATCACGACTGTTCACCAACTTGTGGGCCTCAATAGAATTGAGGCCAATCTGTAGGCCAAAAAAGATAGACTCAAAGAGTTCATGATGACCATAAGTGTTATTATTGCCCCTGGGCAAATAAGCA
This genomic window contains:
- a CDS encoding helix-turn-helix domain-containing protein, with the translated sequence MVIKTEKTGKLSVWTEKDPKGKLTKTVYFDYRPVVCFNLDNINERRIAVVQLVELKYCNQNNAGKICGFHRNTVFSLLRTKRLLGIEALLEDDRGPKSPWKYVGEIRTTIKKLKRKYPDWSDQQIADEAARYLDTPISRSAVARIRTEKDDLKHTKRLKHNLEELAKIADSIDIKEHDKRQLLFNFDDDPEFKKIVEEAAKEDSPKTHTNTDKALLDQLKEGQRNVFAGMLFHHLFLNEVNFSSAFAYLPRGNNNTYGHHELFESIFFGLQIGLNSIEAHKLVNSRDLGLLLGKTSSPDETSIRRRLQGIAEDRPSENLIDYFANLFLTKGFIDPEVFFIDGHFLPYYGLKALQKGYFTVRRLAMKGNEIYAVTDINGKPLFFITEGCEIDFRPVIKRAAEKVIGLGINRPLFVFDRGGYGVHFFSQMIEKADFVTWAKYVKQKELGDLQYTSCLKFNDKKYLIAEKQKLIRESISTAQKEGRETPASLEVRMVVFKELNHGTPIAIYTSDQKKPAGDIAYYMLHRWGESENFFKEIMSLYNFNYHPGYDIKALEEQPMVDNPEVKTIRRTIKGIKQKIGTL